One window of the Lujinxingia litoralis genome contains the following:
- a CDS encoding helix-turn-helix domain-containing protein has translation MLSWAEEAQRDGARLSSICKVLGLNKRTLERWRARGGGSDRRQGPRTSPANKLSAVERAQVLKAANSPEFRDKSPHQIVPLLADRGVYLASESTFYRVLREAKMLR, from the coding sequence GTGCTGAGCTGGGCGGAGGAGGCGCAGCGCGACGGCGCCAGACTCTCGTCCATCTGCAAAGTACTGGGGTTGAACAAGCGCACCCTTGAGCGCTGGCGCGCCCGGGGTGGGGGCTCTGACCGACGTCAGGGCCCGCGCACCTCCCCGGCCAATAAGTTGAGTGCGGTCGAGCGCGCGCAGGTTCTCAAGGCCGCGAACAGCCCGGAGTTTCGCGATAAATCGCCTCACCAAATCGTGCCCCTGCTGGCGGACCGCGGTGTGTATCTGGCCTCCGAATCGACCTTTTATCGGGTGCTACGCGAGGCCAAAATGCTGCG